A genomic segment from Cricetulus griseus strain 17A/GY chromosome 8, alternate assembly CriGri-PICRH-1.0, whole genome shotgun sequence encodes:
- the Evx1 gene encoding homeobox even-skipped homolog protein 1 isoform X2 yields the protein MESRKDMVMFLDGGQLGTLVGKRVSNLSEAVSSPLPEPPEKMVPHGCLSPRAGPPTARERGGGGPEEEPVDGLAGSGAGLGAEPRSAGAAVLGPGPPVPSADSLSGQGQPSSSDTESDFYEEIEVSCTPDCATGNAEYQHSKGSGSDALGSSPNSGSEVPKGNGGSGSSGSQGTLACSASDQMRRYRTAFTREQIARLEKEFYRENYVSRPRRCELAAALNLPETTIKVWFQNRRMKDKRQRLAMTWPHPADPAFYTYMMSHAAAAGGLPYPFPSHLPLPYYSPVGLGAASAASAAASPFSGPLRPLDTFRVLSQPYPRPELLCAFRHPPLYPGPAHGLGASAGGPCSCLACHSGPTNGLAPRAAAASDFTCASASRSDSFLTFAPSVLSKASSVALDQREEVPLTR from the exons ATGGAGAGCCGAAAGGACATGGTTATGTTTCTGGATGGGGGTCAGCTTGGCACTCTGGTTGGTAAGAGGGTCTCTAATTTGTCCGAAGCCGTGAGCAGCCCGCTGCCTGAACCGCCAGAGAAGATGGTGCCCCACGGTTGCCTGAGCCCGCGAGCCGGCCCTCCGACTGCCCGGGAGCGTGGTGGGGGAGGCCCGGAGGAGGAGCCGGTCGATGGACTAGCAGGCAGTGGTGCAGGGCTGGGCGCCGAGCCACGGTCTGCTGGAGCGGCCGTGCTTGGCCCGGGACCCCCAGTTCCCTCTGCGGACAGCCTCTCTGGCCAAGGGCAACCCAGTAGCTCAGACACCGAATCGGATTTCTATGAAGAAATCGAGGTGAGCTGCACCCCGGACTGCGCCACCGGGAACGCCGAGTACCAGCACAGCAAAG GGTCGGGCTCCGATGCACTGGGGAGCAGTCCTAACAGTGGCAGCGAGGTCCCCAAGGGCAACGGTGGCAGCGGCAGCAGCGGCTCACAAGGCACCCTGGCCTGCAGCGCCAGTGACCAGATGCGCCGGTACCGCACTGCCTTCACCCGGGAGCAGATCGCACGGCTGGAGAAAGAGTTCTACAGGGAGAACTATGTATCAAGGCCGAGAAGATGCGAGTTAGCAGCAGCTCTAAACCTTCCTGAAACTACCATCAAG gTGTGGTTTCAGAACAGACGCATGAAGGACAAGCGTCAGCGGCTGGCCATGACATGGCCGCACCCGGCGGACCCCGCCTTCTACACGTACATGATGAGCCACGCGGCGGCCGCGGGCGGCCTGCCCTATCCCTTCCCGTCGCACCTGCCCCTGCCCTACTACTCGCCCGTGGGCCTGGGCGCAGCGTCCGCGGCCTCGGCCGCCGCTTCGCCCTTCAGCGGCCCACTGCGCCCGCTCGACACGTTCCGCGTGCTGTCGCAGCCCTACCCGCGACCCGAACTGCTGTGCGCCTTCCGCCACCCACCGCTCTACCCCGGCCCAGCGCACGGACTGGGTGCCTCGGCCGGTGGCCCCTGCTCCTGCCTTGCCTGCCACAGCGGCCCGACCAATGGGCTGGCACCGCGGGCCGCCGCAGCCTCGGACTTCACCTGTGCCTCCGCCTCCCGCTCGGACTCCTTCCTCACGTTCGCCCCCTCCGTGCTCAGCAAGGCCTCCTCGGTGGCGCTGGACCAGAGAGAGGAGGTGCCCCTCACCAGATAA